A window of Bacteroidales bacterium contains these coding sequences:
- a CDS encoding mevalonate kinase, producing MKKKPDIFYSKILLFGEYSILCDSMGLTIPYTHFKAELSFVKDNKYTDLDYAHSSNELLAQYLPYIQNLKLKNELKCNFDVDAFARDLKNGLYLESNIPQGYGVGSSGALVAALYKRYVSDPFPDDGVMTSEQINEFRLQLSQLESFFHGTSSGIDPLNCYLGQPLLIRSRKDISVVGIPGDEQNKEGGIFLLNTGTPGKTEPLVNLFMEKCQDDSFKQNLQNIMIPLNNNCITSLINGETAAFFENLHKLSAFLLENLKPMIPHNYEKLWKLGLESGDFYIKLCGSGGGGFLLGFTRNYEKAKRILKSQNIDVIPVYLNS from the coding sequence ATGAAAAAAAAACCAGATATATTTTATTCCAAAATACTCTTATTTGGAGAGTACAGTATCCTCTGTGATTCTATGGGGCTTACAATACCTTACACCCACTTTAAAGCTGAACTGAGTTTTGTCAAAGACAATAAATATACTGACCTCGATTATGCCCACAGCAGCAATGAACTGTTGGCCCAATATCTGCCTTACATCCAAAATCTAAAGCTCAAAAACGAATTGAAATGTAACTTTGATGTTGATGCATTTGCCAGGGATCTGAAAAATGGTCTTTATCTTGAAAGTAATATTCCGCAAGGATATGGTGTAGGAAGTTCCGGCGCACTGGTTGCTGCTTTATACAAAAGATATGTTTCCGATCCGTTTCCTGATGATGGTGTAATGACATCAGAGCAAATTAACGAGTTCCGCTTGCAGCTATCTCAATTGGAATCATTCTTTCATGGAACCAGTTCGGGCATTGACCCATTGAACTGCTATCTTGGACAACCTCTCCTCATCCGTTCGCGCAAGGATATTTCAGTTGTGGGTATTCCAGGTGATGAACAGAATAAAGAAGGAGGTATTTTCCTGCTGAATACCGGTACGCCAGGAAAAACTGAACCATTGGTAAATTTGTTCATGGAGAAATGCCAGGATGATTCTTTTAAGCAAAACCTCCAAAACATTATGATCCCACTCAACAATAATTGCATCACAAGCCTGATCAATGGTGAAACTGCAGCATTTTTTGAGAACCTTCATAAACTTTCTGCCTTCCTGCTTGAGAACCTCAAACCTATGATCCCGCATAATTATGAGAAATTATGGAAACTTGGCCTTGAATCCGGTGATTTCTATATAAAATTATGTGGTTCCGGTGGAGGTGGTTTCCTCCTTGGGTTTACACGTAATTATGAAAAAGCCAAACGCATATTGAAGTCGCAGAACATTGATGTAATTCCTGTCTATCTCAATTCGTAA
- the mvaD gene encoding diphosphomevalonate decarboxylase: protein MDEPTFEFEAGWQSPSNIALVKYWGKTANQIPINPSLSMTLHSSVTRTSIRAVKKNKASRKVQLKYRFEGEENIAFQSKVLVLLNNLVDEFPFLNEYSLEIDSTNTFPHSAGIASSASSMSALALCLLSIQEKITGKKMNFHAFYKKASHIARLGSGSASRSVYGNYVLWGKYIKVPKSGNLTAIPLPVKSHPLFSNLNDSILVIDQAVKPVSSRAGHEKMGTHFFRKGRIEQVNEHLIVIIKAIMSGDWDSFSRVVENEAFTLHALMMSSDPGFTLMQPATLKAIEKLASFRSQYGVKITFTLDAGPNLHLLYPDENKANIQDFIKQELAPLCTNNYVIHDRIGSGPVQIN, encoded by the coding sequence ATGGACGAACCAACATTTGAGTTCGAAGCAGGTTGGCAAAGTCCATCTAACATTGCGCTTGTAAAATACTGGGGAAAAACCGCTAACCAAATTCCCATCAATCCGTCGTTGAGTATGACCCTGCATTCTTCAGTTACCCGAACGAGTATTCGGGCGGTGAAGAAGAATAAAGCATCAAGAAAAGTTCAGCTTAAGTATAGATTCGAGGGAGAGGAAAATATTGCATTCCAATCAAAGGTCTTGGTTTTACTTAATAACCTGGTTGATGAATTCCCTTTTTTAAATGAGTATTCACTTGAGATTGATAGCACAAATACATTTCCGCATTCGGCTGGTATTGCATCTTCGGCGTCATCCATGAGTGCACTTGCACTTTGCCTGTTAAGCATTCAGGAAAAAATCACAGGAAAAAAAATGAATTTTCATGCGTTTTATAAAAAAGCCTCTCATATTGCCAGGCTTGGATCAGGAAGCGCAAGCCGCTCAGTTTACGGAAATTATGTTTTGTGGGGCAAGTACATCAAGGTGCCTAAATCGGGCAATTTAACTGCCATTCCGTTACCTGTGAAATCCCATCCTTTATTTTCAAACCTTAACGACAGTATTCTTGTTATTGATCAGGCAGTTAAACCTGTATCAAGCCGGGCCGGACATGAGAAAATGGGAACACACTTTTTTAGAAAAGGTCGCATCGAGCAAGTAAACGAACATTTAATAGTAATAATAAAAGCAATAATGTCAGGCGATTGGGATTCTTTTAGCCGGGTTGTTGAAAATGAAGCGTTCACATTGCATGCGTTAATGATGAGTTCTGATCCCGGCTTTACCCTTATGCAACCTGCCACATTAAAAGCAATTGAGAAATTAGCTTCTTTCCGATCACAGTACGGTGTAAAGATTACCTTTACACTCGATGCAGGCCCCAACCTTCATCTGCTCTATCCGGATGAAAACAAAGCTAACATTCAGGATTTTATCAAACAAGAGCTTGCCCCCTTATGCACGAACAATTACGTTATTCACGATCGGATCGGTTCAGGGCCGGTTCAAATCAATTAA
- a CDS encoding GHMP kinase, with product MAPHYYKSNGKLLISGEYLVMHGAVAFAIPVRFGQSLEVLESDAESVLRWETYVEENSWFKAEYELPGLGIANHNNSKSAAFVHEVLLAAQGVNLDFLNGSGGLQVDCRIDFNMEWGLGSSSSLISNIAYWAGIDPFMLHEKVSNGSGYDIACARLNKPILYENSNGTKKIITVEFQPKFLKNLYFIYLGKKKDSQADVKLFKNDKRDFIVEVKQISDISRKMASSNNYEEFGKLMRDHEEILTSVLGRPSLKETNFNDFDGEIKSLGAWGGDFAMALWPHESEELKMYLATKNLGVYFGYNEMIYKTDEQA from the coding sequence GTGGCTCCCCATTATTACAAATCGAACGGTAAATTATTGATTTCAGGTGAGTACCTGGTGATGCATGGTGCGGTTGCCTTTGCTATTCCGGTCCGTTTCGGTCAAAGCCTGGAAGTGCTGGAGTCTGATGCTGAAAGCGTGTTAAGGTGGGAGACGTATGTTGAGGAAAATTCCTGGTTCAAGGCTGAATATGAATTGCCAGGGCTTGGGATCGCAAACCATAATAACAGTAAATCTGCTGCATTTGTACATGAAGTTCTTCTTGCCGCCCAAGGTGTGAACCTAGATTTTTTAAATGGTTCTGGCGGATTGCAGGTTGATTGCAGAATTGATTTCAACATGGAATGGGGTCTTGGATCAAGTTCTTCCCTCATTTCCAATATTGCTTATTGGGCTGGTATTGATCCTTTTATGCTTCATGAAAAGGTTTCAAATGGCTCAGGCTATGATATTGCTTGTGCGCGATTAAACAAACCTATCTTATACGAAAACTCAAATGGCACCAAGAAGATTATTACCGTTGAGTTCCAACCGAAATTTCTTAAGAACCTGTATTTTATTTACCTCGGCAAAAAGAAAGACTCTCAAGCCGATGTGAAATTATTTAAGAATGATAAGCGTGACTTCATAGTTGAGGTTAAACAAATCAGTGACATCAGCAGGAAAATGGCATCCAGCAACAACTATGAAGAGTTTGGCAAGCTGATGCGCGATCATGAAGAGATACTGACTTCAGTATTGGGGAGGCCATCACTCAAAGAAACCAATTTCAACGATTTTGACGGCGAGATAAAATCTCTGGGAGCCTGGGGTGGTGATTTTGCAATGGCATTGTGGCCTCATGAATCGGAAGAACTTAAAATGTATCTTGCCACGAAAAACCTTGGTGTCTACTTTGGCTATAATGAAATGATATACAAAACCGATGAGCAGGCATAA
- a CDS encoding hydroxymethylglutaryl-CoA reductase, degradative, whose amino-acid sequence MKKNDTIKGFSKLSKENKIERIASFLQEPQAGVSLLKSFWHADSGVQKLLDEFSENTISNYFFPYGVSPNVMINGEVLMVPMVIEESSVVAAAANSARFWIERGGFHSKVISTTKVGQVHFIWEGDHDLLNAYFHELRSLMLGRTRTITANMEKRGGGILDIELLNKRHEISGYYQIVASFDTRDAMGANFINTCLEEFAEVLKTNLDMNPKLGGYECQVIMSILSNYTPECLVETWVECPVEELKGIDDATDPEEFVKKFIKAVEISHVDVFRAATHNKGIFNGIDAVALATGNDFRAVEACGHAYASRTGRYKGLTEVEVKNNIFKYKLSIPLALGSVGGLTHLHPLARFSLELMGNPSAEKLMMIASAVGLANNFSALKSLVTKGIQKGHMKMHLLNILNTFKASETEKKLAVEYFKTNLVSNLNVSNFLNQIRFKKIKGN is encoded by the coding sequence ATGAAAAAGAATGATACAATCAAAGGGTTTTCAAAATTAAGTAAAGAAAACAAGATTGAGAGGATCGCATCTTTTCTTCAGGAACCGCAAGCGGGGGTAAGTTTGCTTAAGTCGTTCTGGCATGCAGATTCAGGTGTTCAAAAACTTCTTGATGAGTTTAGTGAAAATACCATTTCAAATTATTTTTTCCCCTATGGTGTTTCACCCAATGTTATGATCAACGGTGAAGTACTGATGGTTCCGATGGTTATTGAAGAGAGTTCGGTAGTTGCAGCAGCCGCCAACAGCGCCCGTTTCTGGATCGAGAGAGGTGGATTTCACAGCAAGGTAATTTCAACAACAAAAGTTGGTCAGGTGCATTTCATCTGGGAAGGTGATCACGATTTATTAAATGCATACTTCCATGAGCTACGCTCATTAATGCTTGGTCGAACAAGGACCATTACTGCAAACATGGAGAAACGGGGCGGTGGTATTTTGGATATTGAACTGCTCAATAAGCGTCATGAGATTTCAGGCTACTATCAGATTGTTGCTTCGTTTGATACCCGTGATGCCATGGGGGCAAATTTTATAAATACCTGCCTTGAAGAATTTGCTGAGGTTCTGAAAACAAACCTGGATATGAATCCCAAATTAGGAGGCTACGAATGCCAGGTGATCATGTCAATATTATCAAATTATACACCTGAATGCCTCGTTGAAACATGGGTCGAGTGCCCTGTTGAAGAACTTAAAGGCATTGATGATGCCACTGATCCTGAAGAATTTGTTAAGAAGTTCATTAAAGCTGTTGAGATTTCGCATGTTGATGTATTCAGGGCCGCGACCCATAACAAAGGTATCTTTAATGGAATTGATGCAGTAGCCCTTGCTACTGGTAATGATTTCCGTGCCGTTGAAGCCTGCGGGCATGCTTATGCTTCCCGCACCGGCAGGTATAAAGGCTTAACCGAGGTTGAAGTGAAAAACAATATTTTCAAATATAAACTTTCTATTCCGCTGGCCCTAGGAAGCGTTGGTGGTTTGACCCACTTGCATCCATTGGCAAGATTCTCACTTGAATTGATGGGAAACCCATCAGCAGAAAAACTTATGATGATTGCCTCTGCTGTTGGTCTTGCGAACAATTTCAGTGCATTAAAGTCGCTGGTGACCAAAGGCATTCAAAAGGGTCATATGAAAATGCATTTGCTTAACATACTGAATACCTTTAAAGCTTCAGAGACTGAAAAAAAACTGGCAGTTGAATATTTTAAAACAAATCTTGTATCGAACCTTAATGTTTCAAACTTCCTTAATCAAATAAGGTTCAAAAAAATAAAAGGTAACTAA
- a CDS encoding DUF4468 domain-containing protein, whose protein sequence is MKSIRYFLALMIMLFFAFVNLYSQNIEQSSKIPVDGVTGLITYQDVVQTEGNKQELFNRAVGWVNQFYVNPTEATKVRSPESGIIEIVHRFKITNEVEGGVQADAGTILYSLKIELRDGRFRYSMDNFVLRQASRFPVERWLDKSDQAYNQNWDNYLSQVDVFAISLVESLKTAMQPEVILKEEEW, encoded by the coding sequence ATGAAATCAATAAGATATTTCCTGGCATTGATGATAATGTTGTTTTTCGCTTTTGTTAATCTATATTCGCAAAACATTGAACAAAGTTCAAAAATCCCTGTTGATGGTGTTACTGGTTTGATCACGTACCAGGATGTAGTGCAAACAGAAGGCAACAAACAGGAACTATTTAACAGGGCCGTTGGCTGGGTTAACCAGTTTTATGTGAACCCAACAGAAGCAACAAAGGTAAGAAGTCCTGAAAGCGGCATAATTGAAATAGTTCACCGTTTTAAGATCACCAACGAAGTGGAAGGGGGTGTCCAAGCCGATGCAGGCACTATCTTATATTCTTTGAAAATTGAATTGCGTGATGGACGGTTCAGGTACTCAATGGACAATTTCGTTTTGCGGCAAGCTTCCCGGTTTCCTGTAGAACGTTGGCTTGACAAAAGCGATCAGGCATATAATCAGAACTGGGATAACTATCTGAGTCAGGTTGATGTTTTTGCAATAAGCCTTGTGGAAAGTTTGAAAACGGCAATGCAACCAGAAGTAATATTAAAAGAGGAAGAGTGGTAA
- the groL gene encoding chaperonin GroEL (60 kDa chaperone family; promotes refolding of misfolded polypeptides especially under stressful conditions; forms two stacked rings of heptamers to form a barrel-shaped 14mer; ends can be capped by GroES; misfolded proteins enter the barrel where they are refolded when GroES binds): MAKKIIFNLEARDQLKKGVDALSNAVKVTLGPKGRNVIIDKSYGAPMITKDGVTVAKEIELKDPIENMGAQMLKEVASKTADVAGDGTTTATVLAQAIVTAGLKNVAAGANPMDLKRGIDKAVIKVIENLKKQSKEIGDSFEKIEQVASVSANNDAHIGKLIAEAMGKVKKEGVITIEEAKGIETTVKVVEGMQFDRGYISPYFITDAEKMEAVYENPYILIHDKKISVMKDMLPVLEKVAQSGRPMVIISEDVDGEALATLVVNKIRGSLKIVAVKAPGFGDRRKEMLEDIAILTGGTVISEEKGYKLEDATLSYLGQAEKVSVDKDNTTIVSGKGQKSDIEGRIKQIKAQMETTTSDYDREKLQERLAKLAGGVAVIYVGAASEVEMKEKKDRFDDALHATRAAIEEGIVPGGGIAYIRSIDALGSVDCENEDEETGVQIVKRALEEPLRQIVENAGMEGSVVVQKVKEGLGDYGFNARTDVYENLYEAGVIDPTKVTRVALENAASIAGMLLTTECVVADIKEDKDTPAMPNPGMGGMGGMY; the protein is encoded by the coding sequence ATGGCTAAAAAAATAATATTCAATCTTGAAGCCCGCGATCAGCTTAAAAAGGGCGTTGACGCATTATCAAATGCAGTGAAAGTAACATTGGGACCCAAAGGCCGCAATGTAATTATTGATAAATCCTATGGCGCACCAATGATTACGAAGGATGGTGTTACTGTTGCAAAAGAAATTGAACTCAAGGATCCCATTGAAAATATGGGCGCACAAATGCTTAAAGAAGTTGCCTCAAAAACTGCAGATGTAGCCGGTGACGGCACTACCACTGCAACGGTTCTTGCCCAGGCAATTGTAACAGCGGGCTTGAAAAATGTAGCCGCCGGCGCAAATCCAATGGATCTGAAAAGAGGCATTGACAAGGCTGTTATCAAGGTGATTGAAAACCTGAAAAAACAATCAAAGGAAATTGGTGACAGTTTTGAAAAAATTGAACAGGTTGCTTCTGTTTCGGCCAATAATGATGCCCACATTGGCAAACTGATTGCCGAAGCTATGGGAAAGGTTAAAAAAGAAGGTGTGATCACAATTGAAGAAGCCAAAGGCATTGAAACAACTGTGAAGGTTGTTGAAGGTATGCAGTTTGACCGTGGTTATATTTCTCCATACTTTATTACCGATGCTGAAAAAATGGAAGCAGTTTATGAGAACCCTTATATCCTGATCCATGATAAAAAAATCAGTGTCATGAAAGACATGCTTCCTGTGTTGGAAAAAGTTGCACAGTCAGGCCGTCCGATGGTTATTATCTCCGAAGATGTTGATGGCGAAGCGCTGGCAACCCTTGTTGTAAATAAGATCCGCGGTTCGTTGAAAATCGTTGCCGTTAAAGCTCCTGGTTTTGGTGATCGCCGAAAAGAAATGCTGGAAGATATTGCCATCCTCACCGGCGGTACAGTTATTTCAGAGGAAAAAGGCTACAAACTTGAAGATGCAACCCTCAGCTATTTGGGTCAGGCAGAAAAAGTAAGTGTTGATAAAGACAACACAACCATTGTCAGTGGCAAAGGACAGAAGTCGGATATTGAAGGCCGGATCAAACAGATTAAAGCACAAATGGAAACCACCACTTCCGATTACGACCGCGAAAAACTACAGGAACGCCTCGCAAAACTTGCCGGTGGTGTTGCCGTGATTTATGTAGGCGCTGCCAGTGAAGTGGAAATGAAAGAGAAGAAAGACCGCTTCGACGATGCTTTACATGCAACACGTGCCGCTATTGAAGAAGGCATAGTGCCAGGTGGCGGTATTGCTTACATTCGTTCGATTGATGCGCTTGGTTCAGTAGATTGCGAAAATGAAGACGAAGAAACAGGCGTTCAGATCGTGAAAAGAGCCCTTGAAGAACCATTGCGCCAGATCGTAGAAAACGCAGGCATGGAAGGATCAGTTGTAGTTCAAAAAGTAAAGGAAGGCTTAGGTGATTATGGCTTCAATGCCAGGACCGATGTGTACGAAAACCTTTATGAAGCCGGTGTTATTGATCCAACCAAAGTTACCCGTGTTGCGCTTGAAAATGCCGCTTCTATTGCAGGAATGCTGCTTACAACTGAATGCGTTGTAGCTGATATTAAAGAAGATAAAGACACGCCTGCCATGCCAAATCCCGGAATGGGTGGTATGGGCGGAATGTACTAA
- a CDS encoding co-chaperone GroES yields the protein MASLNIKPIAGTQNRVVIEPAPAEEKTKSGIIIPDTAKEKPQRGTVISVSELDEKGNKPSVKPGDKVLYGKYSGTEINVEGSDYLIMRESDILAVI from the coding sequence ATGGCAAGTTTGAACATTAAACCAATTGCAGGAACGCAGAATCGCGTCGTTATAGAACCTGCTCCAGCTGAGGAAAAAACCAAAAGTGGTATCATTATTCCCGATACCGCAAAAGAAAAACCACAAAGAGGAACAGTAATATCTGTTAGCGAGCTGGATGAGAAAGGTAACAAACCTTCAGTAAAACCAGGCGATAAAGTATTGTACGGAAAATATTCAGGAACTGAGATCAATGTGGAGGGTTCTGATTACCTGATCATGCGCGAATCGGACATTCTCGCTGTTATCTAA
- the secG gene encoding preprotein translocase subunit SecG codes for MGGYILISVLILITCTLLALIVLVQNSKGGGLASNFASSNQFMGVRKTADFLEKSTWTLAVVLLVLSLFSVFVIPRHQATNVADTELRQQIEAGTATPVQDYQMPPEE; via the coding sequence ATGGGCGGATATATTTTAATTTCGGTGTTAATATTAATCACATGCACCCTTTTGGCCCTCATCGTTCTGGTTCAGAATTCAAAAGGCGGTGGATTAGCTTCAAATTTTGCTTCATCGAACCAATTCATGGGTGTTCGTAAAACGGCTGATTTCCTCGAAAAATCAACATGGACTCTTGCAGTTGTACTGTTGGTTTTAAGCCTTTTTAGTGTTTTTGTTATTCCCCGCCATCAGGCCACTAATGTTGCCGATACTGAATTAAGGCAACAAATTGAAGCCGGCACCGCAACTCCTGTTCAGGATTATCAAATGCCACCGGAAGAATAA